The Aliiroseovarius pelagivivens genome contains a region encoding:
- a CDS encoding pyridoxal phosphate-dependent decarboxylase family protein — translation MKRSSLTSGALSKRHYKYLLANRRPLSDPFYSEPTMQNPLTHSQAALVEAFTRADAYLETVPDRSVAPTPDAISRLTEFDTPMPEQPSAPAKTIAMLDEIGSPATTASVGGRFYGLVVGGTLPAALGARVLASAWDQVVFNEATSPIGVKLERVVSAWLLDILGLPKDCSVGFVTGATMANFTCLAAARNTLLERQGWDVSRKGLWRAPPVRIVAGRQVHVTVLKALKLLGFGTDEIEWVDCDAQGRMISAKLPDTDDRTLILTQSGNVNSGASDPIAEIVAAANDAWVHVDGAFGLWAAASPRTQAQLHGYDAADSWVTDGHKWLNTPYDCGMAICRHPDAIHNAMATQAPYLEIGGVAAPKDMVPEFSRGARGVEVWAALHSLGKEGVADLIDRSCALARRLAAGLQDCGFEILNDVVLNQVVATFPDFEGRSSDIAQMVQESGEAWFGATNWNGRPALRFSVASWATSDADIDRTLQAIKKTISTLA, via the coding sequence ATGAAGCGTTCGAGCCTTACGTCTGGAGCCCTGAGCAAGCGGCACTACAAGTACCTATTGGCTAATCGACGACCACTGAGCGATCCATTCTATTCGGAGCCAACAATGCAAAACCCCCTGACACATTCACAGGCTGCACTGGTCGAAGCGTTCACCAGAGCCGATGCCTACCTTGAAACCGTCCCGGATCGTTCGGTCGCCCCGACGCCCGATGCCATATCCAGGCTAACGGAGTTTGACACGCCAATGCCGGAGCAACCGAGCGCTCCGGCGAAGACAATTGCCATGCTGGATGAGATAGGCTCGCCCGCCACAACTGCCTCGGTCGGGGGGCGCTTCTATGGATTGGTTGTTGGTGGAACCCTGCCAGCGGCTCTGGGGGCCAGAGTGTTGGCAAGTGCTTGGGATCAGGTTGTCTTCAACGAAGCGACCAGCCCGATTGGTGTGAAGCTGGAAAGAGTCGTTTCAGCCTGGCTGCTGGACATCTTGGGATTGCCAAAAGACTGCTCTGTCGGATTTGTGACAGGGGCGACAATGGCCAACTTCACCTGTCTGGCGGCAGCAAGGAACACATTGCTTGAACGTCAGGGGTGGGACGTTTCGAGGAAGGGACTCTGGCGCGCGCCACCTGTCCGCATCGTGGCCGGGCGGCAGGTGCACGTAACAGTGCTCAAGGCGCTTAAATTGCTTGGCTTTGGAACGGACGAAATCGAGTGGGTTGATTGCGATGCACAAGGCCGAATGATATCGGCGAAACTGCCCGATACTGACGACAGGACGCTGATTTTGACTCAGTCAGGCAATGTGAATTCCGGAGCAAGCGACCCGATTGCCGAAATCGTCGCTGCGGCAAACGACGCTTGGGTCCATGTGGACGGTGCTTTCGGTCTTTGGGCGGCGGCCTCGCCACGAACGCAAGCGCAGCTACACGGGTATGACGCCGCAGATAGCTGGGTGACCGATGGGCACAAATGGCTCAACACGCCTTATGATTGCGGAATGGCCATTTGTCGGCACCCAGACGCCATCCATAATGCAATGGCGACACAAGCTCCGTACCTTGAAATCGGAGGTGTCGCGGCTCCCAAAGACATGGTGCCAGAGTTCTCTCGCGGGGCGCGGGGCGTAGAAGTATGGGCAGCCCTTCATTCGTTGGGCAAAGAGGGGGTTGCTGATCTGATTGACCGGAGCTGCGCCTTGGCCAGAAGACTTGCAGCAGGATTGCAAGATTGCGGTTTTGAAATACTGAATGATGTTGTTCTCAATCAGGTTGTGGCGACCTTCCCCGACTTCGAAGGGCGCTCGTCTGATATTGCGCAGATGGTGCAGGAAAGCGGAGAGGCATGGTTCGGGGCAACCAATTGGAATGGACGCCCCGCGTTGCGGTTTTCTGTGGCTTCCTGGGCCACATCCGATGCTGATATCGACCGAACCCTTCAGGCAATAAAGAAGACTATTTCGACCTTGGCCTGA
- a CDS encoding winged helix-turn-helix transcriptional regulator, producing the protein MEYGQFCPIAKASEIIGEKWTLLIIRELLMGSRRFSELQRGLGAISPTLLTRRLVHLEDRGMIMKRRISGQKGFEYLPTESCRLLLPILLSLGDWGMQWARSNLTSKDYDVGLLITNLQRSIQPDKLPSGEVVIHFKFIDVQEGSTWWLVVQSGEIDICDKDPGKDVDVYFTTTVKVMVDAWMGDTTYRKAIADGDMTIIGPRLLTDNVSGWMKPSVFSGSDSDSGI; encoded by the coding sequence ATGGAGTACGGACAGTTTTGTCCTATTGCGAAAGCATCTGAGATTATCGGAGAAAAATGGACGCTTCTCATCATCCGCGAATTGTTGATGGGAAGTCGCCGTTTTTCTGAATTGCAGCGAGGGTTGGGTGCAATCTCTCCGACACTTCTGACACGACGTCTTGTTCATCTGGAAGACCGTGGAATGATCATGAAGCGACGGATCAGCGGGCAGAAGGGCTTCGAGTACCTCCCGACCGAATCCTGCCGGTTGCTTTTGCCTATTTTGCTTTCTCTGGGGGACTGGGGCATGCAATGGGCGCGGTCCAATTTGACCTCCAAGGATTATGATGTTGGTCTGCTCATCACCAACTTGCAGCGCAGCATCCAGCCCGACAAACTGCCGTCGGGGGAAGTCGTCATCCACTTCAAATTCATCGATGTTCAGGAAGGGTCTACCTGGTGGCTTGTCGTGCAATCCGGCGAGATTGATATTTGCGACAAAGACCCGGGCAAGGACGTTGATGTCTATTTCACAACCACCGTCAAAGTCATGGTGGATGCCTGGATGGGGGACACAACGTATCGCAAGGCAATCGCTGACGGAGATATGACCATCATCGGACCAAGATTGCTGACCGACAACGTTTCGGGTTGGATGAAACCCAGCGTGTTCTCCGGTTCGGATTCCGACAGCGGAATATAA
- a CDS encoding carboxymuconolactone decarboxylase family protein, with amino-acid sequence MKHFTIHNLQSAAPNARPILEGLAKMVGFVPNVFAVMGGSASALNGFVEVTKQFGASSLNATEREIVHIATSVENGCSYCVAGHTGFAKAQKVDDAVIEAVRTRGTIADPKLAALHDFTRALVIKRGHVEQSELERFRAAGYTEAQVYEVIIGISEKTISNLTSISLDLPLDEAFKPFAWEPEEARIAA; translated from the coding sequence ATGAAACACTTCACTATTCACAACCTGCAATCAGCAGCACCAAATGCACGGCCCATTCTTGAAGGGCTGGCAAAGATGGTTGGCTTTGTTCCCAATGTCTTTGCAGTTATGGGCGGTTCAGCCTCGGCATTGAACGGTTTCGTCGAAGTGACCAAACAGTTCGGCGCATCGTCCCTCAACGCGACCGAACGCGAGATCGTGCACATCGCGACCAGCGTCGAAAACGGATGCAGTTATTGCGTGGCCGGACACACGGGCTTCGCCAAGGCTCAAAAAGTCGACGATGCGGTGATTGAGGCAGTGCGCACCCGGGGCACCATTGCAGATCCCAAACTTGCGGCGCTTCACGATTTCACTCGGGCGTTGGTAATCAAACGCGGACATGTCGAACAGAGTGAATTGGAGCGGTTCCGAGCCGCCGGATACACCGAGGCTCAGGTCTATGAGGTCATCATTGGCATCAGCGAAAAGACCATCTCTAACCTGACCAGCATCTCGTTGGACCTTCCTCTCGACGAGGCGTTCAAGCCATTCGCATGGGAACCGGAAGAAGCGCGTATCGCGGCGTAA
- a CDS encoding PhzF family phenazine biosynthesis protein, producing MDIQRIAAFSKGHEGGNPAGVVLLDTSIGEEEMVRVAAEVGYSETVFAVPLDASGKKWRVRYFSPETEVPFCGHATIALGTVLGKQVGWGTFELTLNDAVITVDAHRSETGVVATLTSPPTNSQAVPDALLTEVLSLFGFRQADLDDRLPPARIHGGSDHIVLLLSDRTRLAGMTYDLSLGRDVMRRLGVATIMLVVVKDDQTFVVRNAFASGGVLEDPATGAAAAAFGGYLRDRNWPHRGRFTIRQGEDMGQPSLIGVELDNTPGSPVRVSGGTRRI from the coding sequence ATGGACATCCAAAGAATAGCGGCATTCAGCAAGGGTCATGAAGGCGGCAACCCCGCTGGAGTAGTTTTGCTGGATACGTCAATTGGCGAGGAAGAAATGGTCCGCGTTGCAGCAGAAGTGGGATACTCGGAAACTGTCTTTGCAGTTCCGCTGGATGCGTCTGGCAAGAAATGGCGCGTTCGGTACTTTTCCCCGGAAACCGAAGTGCCCTTTTGCGGCCATGCGACGATCGCCCTAGGCACAGTATTGGGCAAGCAGGTTGGTTGGGGAACGTTTGAACTGACGCTGAATGACGCAGTTATAACAGTTGATGCACATCGATCCGAGACAGGTGTGGTGGCGACGCTCACCTCACCGCCCACAAACAGCCAGGCTGTGCCCGATGCCTTGCTTACTGAAGTTCTGTCGCTCTTCGGATTCAGGCAGGCTGATCTTGATGATCGACTGCCGCCCGCGCGCATTCATGGTGGGTCCGATCACATTGTACTGCTGTTGTCAGACCGAACAAGATTGGCAGGCATGACCTATGATCTGAGCCTAGGCCGGGACGTGATGCGTAGACTCGGAGTTGCCACAATCATGCTTGTGGTTGTCAAGGACGATCAAACATTTGTCGTTCGAAATGCTTTTGCGTCGGGGGGTGTCCTCGAAGATCCCGCCACCGGCGCGGCTGCAGCGGCTTTTGGGGGATACCTGAGGGATCGAAATTGGCCCCACCGCGGACGTTTCACGATCCGGCAGGGCGAGGATATGGGGCAGCCGTCTTTAATAGGCGTCGAACTGGATAACACCCCCGGCAGCCCTGTGCGCGTATCTGGCGGCACGAGGCGTATCTGA
- a CDS encoding DUF1127 domain-containing protein yields the protein MTTTILNFFTRPILQAETRNSKPQWRSYSREAADLLSMEDWMLNDIGISRATAVREARRLQRKAATEWMGPTWWRLRD from the coding sequence ATGACGACCACAATTTTGAATTTTTTCACACGACCCATCCTTCAAGCGGAAACCCGCAACTCCAAACCTCAATGGCGGAGCTATTCGCGCGAAGCCGCTGATCTACTGTCCATGGAGGACTGGATGCTCAACGACATTGGGATCTCTCGCGCAACCGCCGTGCGCGAAGCTCGAAGATTGCAGAGGAAAGCTGCAACCGAGTGGATGGGTCCGACCTGGTGGCGGCTCCGGGACTAA
- a CDS encoding OsmC family protein → MNDQSKANTANNGVNVQALLDARDALSQAPAAAQFTWRAATEWQNGVHSRSTIEGFFGLGEEHKHRKAFTIDADHPAEFAASDNGPTPVEIVLSGLGSCLASGVASVAQNRGIQLRSVTAFVEGDMDLYGILGIDADVRNGFTAIRVRFEVDADATDDEIAAVVAQSQKRSAVFDLITNPSNVSVSVA, encoded by the coding sequence ATGAACGACCAATCCAAAGCAAATACCGCCAACAATGGTGTCAACGTGCAAGCACTGCTCGACGCACGCGATGCGCTTTCTCAGGCGCCTGCCGCAGCCCAGTTTACCTGGCGGGCAGCAACCGAATGGCAGAACGGTGTGCATAGCCGTTCGACCATCGAAGGGTTCTTCGGCCTGGGTGAAGAGCACAAGCATCGTAAAGCCTTTACCATCGACGCGGATCACCCGGCGGAATTCGCGGCCTCGGACAACGGTCCGACGCCTGTCGAAATCGTGCTTTCTGGTCTGGGAAGCTGTCTGGCTTCCGGCGTCGCCTCGGTCGCTCAAAACCGCGGCATTCAGTTGCGCTCGGTCACAGCCTTCGTCGAAGGTGACATGGATCTCTACGGCATCCTGGGCATAGATGCAGACGTCCGCAACGGCTTTACCGCCATCCGCGTTCGCTTTGAAGTCGACGCTGACGCTACCGACGACGAGATCGCCGCGGTTGTGGCCCAGTCGCAGAAACGCTCTGCCGTTTTCGACCTCATCACCAACCCTAGCAACGTGAGCGTGTCCGTCGCCTGA
- a CDS encoding NAD(P)-binding domain-containing protein codes for MKRSNTVIIGAGQTGLAMSRELSKRSINHVILERGQIANSWRKERWDSLRLLTPNWMNGLPGAPYLGRDPEGYMPVNEFADDLAGFAAANRAPVMEETSVLGVSPFGVGFRVQTDQGAIDCENVVVATGAASRTSRPSFAQDLSANITQLSPLDYKRPNDLPPGRVLVVGASASGTQIAREIHNSGRDVTIAVGEHVRVPRSYRDADILSWMEITGRWGDRYDEVEDLDRQRGVPSLQLTGQAGTNPLDLNALQDIGVEIVGRMAGVRDNTVMFSGSLANVCAAADLKMNRLLNGFDDWAHENGLFDKVDARDRPARTRVPDAPRLSIDLDREGIGTVIWATGYRPDHSWIDLPVFDRKGRIRHDGGFVSPGLYVMGLPFLRQRKSTFIDGAANDARDLANHLTRNLGLIKAA; via the coding sequence ATGAAACGCTCAAATACAGTCATTATCGGGGCGGGACAAACCGGTCTCGCCATGAGCCGAGAGCTGTCAAAGCGCAGCATAAACCACGTCATTCTGGAACGCGGGCAAATCGCCAATAGCTGGCGCAAAGAGCGCTGGGATTCACTGCGCCTGCTGACCCCCAACTGGATGAATGGTTTGCCCGGTGCGCCCTATTTAGGCAGAGATCCCGAAGGCTACATGCCCGTCAACGAATTCGCGGACGATCTGGCCGGTTTTGCCGCCGCAAACCGGGCCCCTGTGATGGAGGAGACTTCAGTTCTCGGTGTCTCGCCCTTTGGCGTAGGATTCCGGGTGCAGACCGATCAGGGGGCAATCGACTGTGAAAACGTCGTCGTCGCAACCGGGGCAGCGTCCCGTACCAGCCGACCTTCGTTTGCTCAGGATCTGTCCGCAAATATTACCCAGTTATCGCCCTTGGACTACAAGCGCCCCAACGATCTGCCGCCTGGCAGGGTGTTGGTGGTTGGCGCCTCTGCCTCTGGCACCCAGATCGCCCGGGAAATCCACAACTCCGGTCGGGACGTAACGATTGCCGTGGGCGAACATGTCCGCGTGCCACGCAGCTATCGCGATGCTGACATTCTGAGTTGGATGGAGATAACCGGCCGCTGGGGCGATCGCTATGACGAGGTTGAGGATCTCGACCGTCAGCGGGGCGTACCCTCTTTGCAATTGACCGGTCAGGCCGGGACGAACCCGCTCGATCTCAACGCCCTTCAGGACATAGGCGTTGAAATCGTTGGCCGCATGGCTGGCGTTCGCGACAACACCGTGATGTTTTCCGGTTCGCTCGCAAATGTTTGCGCTGCTGCCGACCTGAAAATGAACCGTCTGCTCAACGGGTTTGACGATTGGGCGCATGAGAATGGGCTGTTCGACAAAGTGGATGCCCGCGACCGGCCAGCCCGTACCCGTGTCCCCGATGCGCCGCGCCTTTCAATTGACTTGGACCGCGAAGGCATTGGCACGGTGATTTGGGCGACCGGATACCGTCCTGATCACAGCTGGATCGATCTGCCTGTCTTTGATCGTAAAGGGCGCATTCGCCACGACGGAGGCTTCGTTTCGCCGGGCCTTTACGTCATGGGGTTGCCGTTCCTGCGCCAACGCAAATCGACCTTTATCGACGGAGCCGCCAACGACGCCCGCGACCTTGCAAATCACCTCACTCGCAACCTCGGCCTGATCAAGGCCGCCTGA
- a CDS encoding NAD(P)/FAD-dependent oxidoreductase: protein MNKRVFKHSHYDAVIIGARCAGAATGIELARAGARVLLIDRDEPGNDTLSTHALMRPAISLLNDWGVLPDIEKAKTPLVSVTNFHYGAEKISVDIKPDGAIKGLYAPRRGILDRLLADKAVDFGAELHTGVSFQSASKDSQGRVCGAHLVTADGRQMSVSCNVLIGADGRQSTVASAVGAATQVEGQERSAVVYGYFDEIPNDGYRWFFGRDSYSGAIPTNAGAHCVFAAVHRDAFKDRFGPDPLAGMQSVVAECDPDLAQHLQRGSTDGRLRRFGGAPSHMRDCAGPGWALVGDAGYFKDPATAHGITDAFLDAHRLAQALGGNPSNPLAYQLQRNAQSRRLFDITQKVAALNWNHSSLKALHRDLNLCMKAEYAELRGPNADAAQAA from the coding sequence ATGAACAAGAGAGTTTTCAAGCACAGCCATTACGATGCCGTCATCATCGGTGCCCGCTGCGCAGGGGCCGCGACCGGCATCGAACTGGCGCGCGCCGGTGCGCGGGTGCTGCTGATAGATCGTGACGAACCCGGAAATGACACTTTGTCCACCCACGCGTTGATGCGTCCGGCGATTAGCCTTCTGAATGATTGGGGCGTGCTGCCCGATATCGAAAAGGCAAAAACGCCTTTGGTTAGTGTCACCAATTTTCACTACGGGGCCGAAAAGATATCGGTGGATATCAAGCCAGACGGTGCCATTAAGGGACTTTACGCTCCACGACGAGGCATTCTTGACCGGTTACTTGCCGACAAGGCAGTTGACTTTGGGGCCGAGTTACACACCGGAGTAAGCTTCCAGTCCGCCAGCAAGGATAGCCAAGGCCGTGTGTGCGGAGCGCATTTGGTCACCGCAGACGGACGGCAAATGTCGGTATCCTGCAATGTCTTGATCGGGGCGGATGGTCGTCAGTCCACTGTGGCCAGCGCGGTCGGTGCCGCGACACAAGTCGAAGGGCAGGAACGTTCTGCCGTCGTCTACGGGTACTTCGACGAAATTCCCAACGACGGCTACCGCTGGTTCTTTGGGCGTGACAGTTACTCCGGTGCAATTCCGACAAACGCAGGCGCTCACTGTGTCTTTGCAGCGGTGCACCGGGACGCTTTCAAGGACCGGTTCGGTCCAGATCCGCTTGCTGGTATGCAGTCAGTGGTTGCCGAATGCGATCCAGATCTTGCCCAGCATCTGCAGCGCGGCTCTACCGATGGCCGATTGCGCCGCTTTGGCGGGGCACCAAGCCATATGCGGGACTGCGCCGGGCCGGGATGGGCCCTTGTTGGCGACGCCGGGTATTTCAAAGATCCGGCAACGGCTCATGGCATTACGGATGCCTTCCTTGATGCGCATCGCTTGGCACAGGCACTCGGCGGCAATCCTTCCAACCCATTGGCGTATCAGCTCCAACGCAACGCCCAAAGTAGGCGGCTATTCGACATCACACAAAAAGTTGCCGCGCTGAACTGGAACCATTCGTCGCTGAAGGCTCTGCACCGTGACCTCAACCTTTGCATGAAGGCGGAATACGCCGAATTGCGCGGTCCAAATGCTGACGCGGCCCAAGCTGCATAA
- a CDS encoding glutaredoxin has protein sequence MFALEWCEFCWSVRKLFAAAGISYRSVDLDSVEFSGGTEFASKVRAALLVKTGSPTIPQIFVDGTHIGGATETFDAINDGSLADKLKRVGVAVRHDDIGDAYSFLPKWLHPR, from the coding sequence ATATTTGCGCTGGAATGGTGCGAATTCTGCTGGTCGGTGCGCAAGCTGTTTGCAGCCGCAGGTATCAGCTACAGATCGGTCGATCTGGACTCCGTGGAGTTCTCTGGCGGAACGGAATTTGCATCCAAAGTGCGCGCGGCACTGCTTGTGAAGACCGGCAGCCCAACCATTCCCCAGATCTTCGTCGACGGAACACATATCGGCGGTGCAACCGAGACGTTCGACGCAATCAATGACGGATCGCTTGCCGACAAGCTGAAACGGGTCGGTGTAGCAGTTCGCCATGACGATATCGGCGACGCCTACAGCTTCCTGCCCAAATGGCTTCATCCCCGATAG
- a CDS encoding DMT family transporter, with protein sequence MSLLHWALIAMIGTIFGASFALNEVLLDEFGPLTISMLRVCVGAAGCWAWAIASRKPMRLDLSTLIAVVAFGFFQFAMPFAVLPLAQGQITSSVAGIANAMTPVMVVIVSHFWIGGEKATLRKSIGVGLGMVGTVILLTGGPEIGISDWRFALLAMTAPLSYAVGLNIVTKLKSIDPVVTTTWAMTGGAFLITPFALVTDGVPHATDPSVLTSVAFFGIGLTTLPFLMMFTILPRVGATNLSLVTFVAPVSALTIGAFALHEPTGTSQFAGLTLIMLALVTLDGRLLGRLSRLEKSRPQQGRLDRPHQSVITAHSRKTEN encoded by the coding sequence ATGTCTCTTCTTCACTGGGCCTTGATTGCCATGATCGGAACGATTTTTGGCGCATCGTTTGCTTTAAATGAGGTGCTTCTGGATGAGTTCGGCCCCCTCACCATTTCAATGCTGCGGGTTTGTGTGGGCGCAGCGGGCTGTTGGGCTTGGGCAATCGCGTCTCGTAAACCGATGCGTTTGGATCTCAGCACGTTAATTGCGGTGGTTGCATTTGGATTCTTCCAGTTTGCTATGCCTTTTGCAGTCTTGCCACTTGCACAGGGTCAGATCACATCCTCGGTCGCAGGAATTGCCAATGCAATGACCCCAGTTATGGTGGTGATCGTATCGCACTTCTGGATCGGCGGAGAAAAGGCAACGCTTCGGAAATCAATCGGGGTTGGTCTCGGGATGGTGGGAACCGTCATTCTGTTGACTGGCGGCCCTGAGATCGGGATATCCGATTGGCGGTTCGCCCTGTTAGCAATGACCGCCCCGCTCAGCTATGCGGTCGGGTTGAACATCGTCACCAAGCTAAAATCGATCGATCCCGTCGTCACAACCACATGGGCGATGACGGGAGGTGCGTTCCTTATAACACCGTTTGCTCTTGTCACTGACGGCGTGCCCCACGCAACAGATCCGAGTGTCCTGACCAGCGTGGCTTTTTTTGGGATCGGCCTGACGACGCTACCATTTCTGATGATGTTCACAATTCTGCCCCGCGTCGGGGCAACCAACCTATCTTTAGTGACGTTCGTCGCGCCGGTATCTGCGCTTACAATAGGTGCCTTTGCCCTGCACGAGCCCACTGGCACCTCGCAATTTGCTGGCCTCACACTGATCATGCTAGCGCTTGTCACTCTTGATGGCCGTCTGCTCGGAAGGCTATCCAGATTGGAGAAGTCAAGGCCGCAACAAGGTCGTTTAGACAGGCCCCACCAAAGCGTCATCACCGCCCATTCGCGGAAAACTGAAAACTGA
- a CDS encoding integrase core domain-containing protein translates to MKDWITFYNTERPHSALDRRTPDDAYWAGLDQQKAA, encoded by the coding sequence ATCAAGGACTGGATCACGTTCTACAACACTGAGCGGCCCCATTCCGCGCTTGATCGCCGAACGCCGGATGATGCATATTGGGCTGGCTTGGATCAGCAAAAAGCAGCATGA
- a CDS encoding sensor histidine kinase — protein sequence MTVTRPKKFLQNALLLACAVALVLCGLAFFERQNLVSELTVKSQTLHRLASQRADQHDAHLTSLSAIFVAGGVARQDLLLDVAATIKRFYPRITSVNVVPYDPSQPVIETQPGLSAQARDRVVELARRSTGALQVGQLPDVPDHYLLVKRTPNSDAAQYGLALVIDARGLVATDDPFWDAPSASLRLSTPDSQTALVGQLQSQEAGFSKPLGSASQPLVFETSLAVGLSDLLPFRKVLSVIALVTALLLLSAFGFKQRARTKDAENRAKLSAQETRLAHASRVNAMGEMASGMAHELAQPLTAILSQAQAGRHMARRGDVDRLATVLDDTVSQAQRAANILERLRRWSKPNRAPSEVCSVHEAAQSVQNLLALEAKTKGAAITLSLHGDPLFVDANPVELEQVVFNLVRNALDASDAAKVTIRTLVDGRFVILDVSDTGPGVPDHLKPRIFEPFVTDKPDGTGLGLALCHRLVEEMGGDIMLLDDTAQTTFRLSLPLSNKTEAS from the coding sequence ATGACCGTAACACGCCCAAAAAAATTCCTGCAAAACGCTTTGCTATTGGCGTGTGCCGTCGCGCTCGTGCTCTGCGGTTTGGCGTTCTTTGAACGGCAAAATCTCGTGAGTGAACTGACGGTCAAAAGTCAAACGCTGCATCGTCTGGCTTCTCAACGCGCAGATCAGCATGATGCGCATTTAACATCGTTGTCTGCGATTTTTGTGGCAGGCGGGGTGGCGCGGCAGGATTTGTTGCTCGACGTGGCCGCGACGATCAAGCGGTTTTACCCTCGGATTACGTCGGTGAATGTCGTGCCATACGATCCTTCCCAACCCGTGATAGAAACGCAGCCCGGCCTTTCTGCACAGGCGAGGGATCGCGTCGTTGAACTGGCCCGCCGCTCGACCGGGGCGTTGCAAGTCGGGCAATTGCCCGACGTGCCAGATCACTACCTGCTCGTGAAACGTACACCCAATTCGGACGCCGCACAGTATGGACTGGCGCTTGTGATCGATGCCCGCGGGTTGGTCGCCACCGACGATCCGTTTTGGGACGCGCCTTCGGCGTCTTTGCGTCTTTCAACGCCGGACAGCCAAACAGCATTGGTGGGGCAACTTCAGTCACAAGAGGCCGGGTTTTCCAAGCCGCTTGGTAGTGCGTCTCAGCCGTTGGTGTTTGAGACATCTTTGGCCGTTGGTCTGTCTGACCTCTTGCCGTTCAGAAAAGTGCTATCTGTCATTGCGCTGGTCACGGCGCTCCTTCTGCTGTCAGCTTTCGGTTTCAAACAACGCGCGCGCACTAAAGACGCGGAAAATCGCGCCAAGCTCAGCGCGCAGGAAACCCGGTTGGCCCATGCCTCACGCGTCAATGCGATGGGAGAAATGGCCAGCGGCATGGCGCATGAACTCGCCCAACCATTGACCGCGATCCTGAGCCAAGCACAGGCTGGCCGCCACATGGCGCGGCGTGGTGATGTTGACCGTCTTGCTACGGTGTTGGACGACACGGTTTCACAAGCGCAGCGTGCGGCGAATATCCTTGAGCGGCTGCGGCGGTGGAGCAAACCGAACCGTGCGCCATCAGAGGTTTGTTCTGTTCATGAAGCCGCGCAAAGCGTTCAAAACCTGTTAGCGCTCGAGGCGAAGACGAAGGGTGCTGCCATTACCCTGTCGCTGCACGGCGATCCGCTCTTTGTGGATGCCAATCCGGTCGAGCTGGAACAAGTTGTATTTAATTTGGTGCGCAATGCGCTTGATGCCTCGGACGCGGCAAAGGTCACGATCCGCACGCTGGTCGATGGGCGCTTCGTCATATTGGATGTCAGCGATACCGGGCCCGGGGTGCCTGACCACCTCAAGCCCCGCATCTTTGAACCATTCGTGACAGACAAGCCGGATGGAACCGGGCTTGGCCTCGCGCTGTGTCATAGGCTGGTTGAGGAAATGGGTGGTGATATCATGCTGCTGGATGACACGGCCCAGACCACGTTCCGTTTGTCCCTGCCGCTCTCAAACAAGACGGAGGCATCATGA
- a CDS encoding response regulator transcription factor: MTNHVYLVDDDEAVRSALSLLLETVGLTVRSFASPETFLAQTADLTPGCLILDIRMPAISGLKLQEKLTEKGVTWPTVIISGHGDIEACRRAFRNGAVDFLSKPVDENDLIDAIQKGHAELENRQQASAERAEAVALVRHLSAREREVLEMIAKGLTTKQIADALTLSPRTVESHRAAIAAKAGTSSAAELTRYWLDAQAD, from the coding sequence ATGACCAACCACGTCTACCTCGTGGATGATGATGAGGCGGTCCGCAGCGCCCTCAGCCTGTTGTTGGAAACTGTCGGGCTGACTGTGCGCAGTTTTGCGTCTCCTGAAACATTCTTAGCGCAAACGGCTGACCTGACGCCGGGGTGTCTGATCCTTGATATACGGATGCCTGCGATTTCAGGTCTGAAACTCCAGGAAAAGCTGACTGAAAAGGGCGTGACTTGGCCCACTGTGATCATCAGTGGTCACGGCGACATAGAGGCGTGCAGGCGTGCGTTTCGCAATGGTGCTGTTGATTTCCTCAGCAAGCCGGTGGACGAAAATGACCTGATCGACGCGATCCAGAAGGGTCATGCAGAGCTTGAAAACCGCCAACAGGCGTCAGCGGAACGCGCAGAAGCCGTGGCGTTGGTGCGGCACCTGTCCGCGCGGGAAAGAGAAGTGTTGGAGATGATCGCAAAAGGGCTGACCACAAAGCAAATCGCAGATGCGCTGACCCTGTCGCCACGCACGGTCGAAAGCCATCGCGCAGCGATTGCAGCCAAAGCGGGCACATCTTCAGCGGCGGAGCTTACGCGTTATTGGCTGGATGCACAGGCAGACTAA